A single Cottoperca gobio chromosome 3, fCotGob3.1, whole genome shotgun sequence DNA region contains:
- the pacsin3 gene encoding protein kinase C and casein kinase substrate in neurons protein 3 produces the protein MSSNGDLSDLGSSDSFWEPGNYKRTVKRIDDGHRLCNEMVSCFQERAKIEKSYALQLSDWAKRWRGVVEKGPQYGTLEKAWHAFMQAADRLSELHLELRERLAGEDSEKVRDWQKDAFHKQMMGGFRETKDADDGFRKAQKPWVRKLKEVDTSKKGYHQARKEEWTAVTRETHAKADPTKSQEEVRKYTTRAERCNEEAEKVKERYTRALEELNRCNPRYMEDMEQVFDLTQEAERKRLRFFKGVLLDIHTHLDLSDKEGFKGLFRDLGQTIQVANDTEDLRWWRNTHGPGMSMNWPQFEEWSPEASRSISRKVRGGQSEDNVVTLTNIVSSGGNDIPPSPITLDTGRVKDYSSDWSDEESPKKVAENGVGEAEDEEDQVEGVRVRAIYDYVGQEADELSFKAGEELLKMGEEDEQGWCKGQLSNGQVGLYPANYVQAS, from the exons ATGTCTTCCAATGGAGACCTCAGCGACCTGGGGAGCTCTGACAGCTTCTGGGAG CCGGGTAACTACAAGAGGACGGTGAAGCGGATAGACGATGGTCACCGGCTGTGTAACGAGATGGTCAGCTGCTTCCAAGAGAGGGCGAAGATAGAGAAGAGTTACGCTCTGCAGCTGAGCGACTGGGCCAAGAGGTGGAGGGGCGTTGTGGAGAAAG GTCCTCAGTATGGTACGCTGGAGAAAGCGTGGCACGCCTTTATGCAGGCGGCCGATCGGCTCAGCGAGCTGCACCTGGAGCTGCGGGAGCGACTGGCGGGCGAGGACAGCGAGAAGGTGCGCGACTGGCAGAAAGATGCCTTCCACAAGCAGATGATGGGAGGCTTCAGGGAGACCAAGGATGCAGACGACGGCTTCCGCAAAGCACAGAAACCCTGGGTCCGCAAACTGAAAGAG gtggacACCAGTAAGAAGGGCTACCATCAGGCCAGGAAGGAGGAGTGGACGGCGGTTACCAGGGAAACGCACGCCAAAGCCGACCCAACCAAGTCACAGGAGGAAGTCCGCAAATACACAACCCGGGCAGAGCGCTGCAACGAGGAGGCCGAGAAA gTGAAGGAGCGCTACACGAGGGCCTTGGAGGAGCTGAACCGCTGTAACCCTCGCTACATGGAGGACATGGAGCAGGTGTTCGACCTCACCCAGGAGGCCGAGCGTAAGAGGCTGCGCTTCTTTAAAGGCGTCCTGCTGGACATCCACACACACCTTGACCTCTCTGACAAAGAAGG GTTTAAAGGCCTGTTCCGGGACCTGGGTCAGACCATCCAAGTAGCCAATGACACTGAAGATCTCAGATGGTGGAGGAACACCCACGGACCGGGCATGAGCATGAACTGGCCACAGTTTGAG gagtggTCTCCGGAGGCGAGTCGCTCCATCAGCAGGAAGGTCCGAGGTGGACAGTCTGAGGACAACGTGGTCACCCTCACCAATATTGTCTCCTCAGGTGGAAACGACATCCCACCGAGTCCAATTACCCTGGACACCGGCAG GGTGAAGGATTATTCGTCAGACTGGTCAGACGAGGAAAGTCCTAAGAAGGTGGCGGAGAACGGTGTGGGGGAAgcagaggacgaggaggatCAGGTAGAGGGGGTGCGAGTCCGAGCGATCTATGATTACGTGGGCCAGGAGGCCGATGAGCTCAGCTTTAAAGCAG GCGAGGAGCTGCTGAAGATGGGGGAGGAGGACGAGCAGGGCTGGTGTAAAGGACAGCTGAGCAACGGGCAGGTCGGCCTCTACCCCGCCAACTACGTTCAGGCCTCCTGA
- the ero1a gene encoding ERO1-like protein alpha: MKLVVLVLLLQVSGSADSRCFCQVTGDLDDCTCDVETIDGFNNNQLFPKLKTLLESDYFRFYKVNLNKACPFWTVTSHCGLKDCAVKPCSPNEVPEGIRSHNKYSADVYEQPVECEQGESLGAVDVSLSEKTREALLNWSKHDNEAEHFCVVDDEKSPDSQYVDLLLNPERFTGYRGPEAWQIWNSIYEENCFKPYTIKRPVIPNLFHSSPGSEAKIFYSWLKGECVEKRAFYRLISGLHSSINIHLSARYLLDDSWFQKKWGHNVSEFRQRFDSELTAGEGPKRLRNLYFLFLIELRALAKALPFFQQPSFRLYTGRPEEDRRQKELLLHILQLARSFPLHFNETSLFAGDEKEAAKLKEDIRLAFFNISRIMDCVGCFKCRLWGKLQTQGLGTSLKILFSERQIEALPTSSVQRPSFQLSRQEIVSLLNAFGRISTSIRELKNFRSLLAEER, encoded by the exons ATGAAGCTGGTGGTCCTCGTGCTCCTCCTCCAAGTGTCCGGGTCTGCAGACAGCAGGTGCTTCTGTCAG GTCACAGGAGATCTGGATGACTGTACTTGTGATGTGGAGACCATCGATGGCTTTAACAACAACCAGCTTTTTCCCAAACTTAAAACTCTTCTGGAGTCGGACTATTTCAGGTTCTACAAG GTGAACCTGAATAAGGCGTGTCCCTTCTGGACGGTCACCAGTCACTGTGGTCTGAAGGACTGCGCTGTGAAGCCCTGCTCTCCT AACGAAGTGCCAGAGGGGATCAGATCCCACAACAAG TATTCAGCAGATGTATACGAGCAGCCCGTTGAGTGTGAGCAGGGGGAGAGTCTCGGCGCTGTAGATGTTTCTTTAAG TGAGAAGACCCGAGAGGCTCTGCTCAACTGGAGCAAACACGACAACGAGGCAGAACACTTCTGCGTGGTTGACG ACGAGAAGTCACCGGACTCCCAGTATGTGGACCTGCTGCTCAACCCGGAGCGCTTCACAGGCTACAGAGGACCAGAGGCCTGGCAAATCTGGAACAGCATCTATGAGGAGAACTGCTTcaa ACCGTATACCATCAAGCGACCAGTAATTCCCAACCTGTTCCACAGCAGCCCAGGAAGTGAAG CAAAGATCTTCTACAGCTGGCTGAAAG GTGAGTGTGTAGAGAAGAGGGCTTTCTACCGGCTCATCTCTGGCCTCCATTCCAGCATCAACATACACCTGAGCGCTAGATACCTCTTGGATG ACAGCTGGTTTCAGAAGAAGTGGGGTCACAACGTATCCGAGTTCAGACAGCGTTTTGATTCGGAGCTGACTGCGGGAGAGGGGCCCAAGAGGCTCCGCAACCTCTACTTCCTGTTCCTGATCGAGCTGCGAGCGCTGGCCAAAGCTCTGCCCTTCTTCCAGCAGCCGTCCTTCCGGCTGTACACCGGCAGGCCGGAGGAGGACCGGAGACAAAAAGAGTTGCTGCTGCACATCCTGCAGCTGGCCCG ATCTTTCCCTCTGCACTTTAATGAGACGTCTCTGTTTGCTGGGGATGAAAAGGAAGCAGCCAAGCTGAAG GAGGACATCAGACTGGCCTTCTTCAACATCTCCAGGATCATGGACTGTGTGGGCTGCTTCAAGTGTCGACTGTGGGGGAAACTGCAG ACTCAGGGATTAGGAACATCACTAAAGATTTTGTTTTCAGAGCGGCAGATTGAGGCTCTGCCCACGTCCAGCGTCCAGCGACCCAGTTTCCAGCTCAGCCGACAGGAGATTGTCTCCCTGCTCAACGCCTTTGGAAG GATTTCCACAAGCATCAGAGAGCTGAAGAACTTCAGGTCGCTGTTAGCAGAGGAGCGGTGA